The following are encoded in a window of Halorarum salinum genomic DNA:
- a CDS encoding electron transfer flavoprotein subunit alpha/FixB family protein — protein MKPEPVTDGGEAEGDVLAVAEHRRGDLRDVSFEAITAGRQLADDLGGELHIAVIAGNVDGFAETLNREGVDTIHTVDAGEEFNHDLYAGAVESLFEEVEPAALLAPNSVNGLDYAPAVANALDLPYVADAVDFAYDGGFEATREMYGSKVETTVAVSEEPFAVTVRGGEWPGAEGAGDAAVEPFEYEFDGDAAGSRVVGFEEVAGGDVDIAEAEFLVSIGRGIEEEENLELIQELVEVTGATLSSSRPIVDNGWLPKNRQVGQSGKQVTPDVYLAIGISGAVQHVAGMKGAETIVAVNTDPNAPIFDIADYGVVGDLFDVVPALISEFK, from the coding sequence ATGAAGCCCGAACCAGTCACCGACGGCGGCGAGGCGGAGGGAGACGTGCTCGCGGTCGCGGAGCACCGCCGCGGCGACCTCCGGGACGTGAGCTTCGAGGCGATCACCGCCGGCCGGCAACTGGCCGACGACCTGGGCGGGGAGCTCCACATCGCGGTGATCGCGGGGAACGTCGACGGCTTCGCGGAGACGCTCAACCGCGAGGGCGTCGACACGATCCACACCGTCGACGCCGGCGAGGAGTTCAACCACGACCTCTACGCGGGCGCGGTCGAGTCGCTGTTCGAGGAGGTCGAACCGGCCGCGCTGCTGGCGCCGAACTCGGTCAACGGACTCGACTACGCGCCGGCGGTCGCGAACGCGCTCGACCTGCCGTACGTCGCGGACGCGGTCGACTTCGCCTACGACGGCGGCTTCGAGGCGACCCGTGAGATGTACGGCTCGAAGGTCGAGACGACCGTCGCCGTCTCCGAGGAGCCGTTCGCGGTCACCGTCCGCGGCGGGGAGTGGCCCGGCGCCGAGGGCGCCGGCGACGCCGCGGTCGAGCCGTTCGAGTACGAGTTCGACGGGGACGCCGCGGGTTCGCGAGTGGTCGGCTTCGAGGAGGTCGCGGGCGGCGACGTCGACATCGCCGAGGCGGAGTTCCTCGTCTCCATCGGCCGCGGTATCGAGGAGGAGGAGAACCTCGAACTCATCCAGGAACTCGTCGAGGTCACCGGTGCGACGCTCTCCTCGTCGCGGCCCATCGTCGACAACGGCTGGCTGCCGAAGAACCGGCAGGTCGGCCAGTCGGGCAAGCAGGTGACCCCCGACGTCTATCTGGCCATCGGCATCTCGGGGGCCGTCCAGCACGTCGCGGGGATGAAGGGCGCGGAGACGATCGTCGCGGTCAACACCGACCCGAACGCGCCCATCTTCGACATCGCGGACTACGGCGTCGTCGGCGACCTGTTCGACGTCGTCCCCGCACTGATAAGTGAATTCAAGTGA
- a CDS encoding 2-oxoacid:ferredoxin oxidoreductase subunit beta translates to MSSQVRFTDFKSDKQPTWCPGCGDFGTMNGMMKALAETGNDPDNTFVVAGIGCSGKIGTYMHSYAIHGVHGRALPVGAGVKMANPELEVMVAGGDGDGYSIGAGHFVHAVRRNVDMSYVVMDNRIYGLTKGQASPTSREDFETATTPEGPKQPPVNPLALALASGATFIAQSFSSDALRHQEIVQRAVEHDGFGFVNVFSPCVTFNDVDTYDYFRDSLVDLDEEDYDPTDREAAKERVLDADKEYMGVLYQDEDSVPYEAQHGLDSPMHEVDDGAPEGAMDLVREFY, encoded by the coding sequence ATGAGTTCCCAGGTCAGATTCACGGACTTCAAGTCCGACAAGCAGCCGACGTGGTGCCCCGGGTGCGGGGACTTCGGCACGATGAACGGCATGATGAAGGCGCTCGCGGAGACGGGGAACGACCCCGACAACACGTTCGTCGTCGCCGGCATCGGCTGTTCGGGCAAGATCGGCACGTACATGCACAGCTACGCCATCCACGGCGTCCACGGCCGGGCGCTCCCGGTCGGCGCCGGCGTCAAGATGGCGAACCCGGAACTGGAAGTGATGGTCGCCGGCGGCGACGGCGACGGCTACTCCATCGGCGCGGGCCACTTCGTCCACGCCGTCCGCCGGAACGTCGACATGTCCTACGTCGTGATGGACAACCGCATCTACGGGCTGACGAAGGGCCAGGCGTCCCCGACCTCGCGCGAGGACTTCGAGACGGCGACGACGCCCGAGGGGCCCAAGCAGCCCCCGGTCAACCCGCTCGCGCTCGCGCTCGCCTCGGGCGCGACGTTCATCGCACAGTCGTTCTCCAGCGACGCGCTCCGCCACCAGGAGATCGTCCAGCGGGCCGTCGAGCACGACGGCTTCGGGTTCGTCAACGTGTTCTCTCCGTGCGTGACGTTCAACGACGTGGACACCTACGACTACTTCCGCGACTCGCTGGTCGACCTCGACGAGGAGGACTACGACCCGACCGACCGCGAGGCGGCCAAGGAGAGGGTTCTCGACGCGGACAAGGAGTACATGGGCGTCCTCTATCAGGACGAGGACTCCGTCCCGTACGAGGCCCAGCACGGGCTCGACTCGCCGATGCACGAGGTCGACGACGGCGCCCCCGAGGGCGCGATGGACCTCGTTCGCGAGTTCTACTAG
- a CDS encoding FAD-dependent oxidoreductase, whose translation MDATITVRSVEDVGPDTVAVVFDAPSEFDAKPGQFARLTAEVDGEPESRFYTVSSPDTEGTFETTVGLDGGDFSAKLASLESGDTVELSGPFGDDYYEGEPRALVLAGGPGIGPAVAIAEAALDAGNEAAVVYRDDDPAHTERLDAIRERGASVVVTDDGIEDAVADAVTGVEGERAFVYGFSEFVDEASEALVAAGVDVADAKVESFG comes from the coding sequence ATGGACGCCACCATCACGGTCCGCTCGGTCGAGGACGTCGGCCCCGACACGGTCGCAGTCGTGTTCGACGCGCCGTCGGAGTTCGACGCGAAGCCCGGACAGTTCGCCCGCCTCACCGCCGAGGTGGACGGCGAACCAGAGTCGCGCTTCTACACGGTCTCCTCGCCGGACACGGAGGGGACCTTCGAGACGACCGTGGGCCTCGACGGCGGCGACTTCTCGGCGAAACTCGCGTCGCTGGAGTCGGGAGACACCGTGGAGCTTTCGGGTCCGTTCGGCGACGACTACTACGAGGGGGAGCCGCGCGCGCTCGTCCTCGCCGGCGGGCCCGGGATCGGTCCCGCGGTCGCCATCGCGGAGGCGGCGCTCGACGCCGGCAACGAGGCGGCGGTGGTCTACCGCGACGACGATCCGGCCCACACGGAGCGGCTGGACGCCATCCGCGAGCGCGGCGCCAGCGTCGTCGTCACCGACGACGGGATCGAGGACGCCGTCGCGGACGCGGTCACGGGCGTCGAGGGGGAGCGCGCGTTCGTGTACGGCTTCTCGGAGTTCGTCGACGAGGCCTCCGAGGCGCTTGTCGCGGCCGGCGTCGACGTCGCGGACGCGAAGGTCGAGAGTTTCGGGTAG
- a CDS encoding 2-oxoacid:acceptor oxidoreductase subunit alpha — translation MPADFNWAIGGEAGDGIDSTGKIFAQALSRAGRHVFTSKDFASRIRGGYTAYKVRTSVDRVQSVVDRLDVLIALTPRTIDENLEELHEGSVIIYDGERTTMQDVEIPDEMVGLDVPLKGLAEEAGGAIMRNVVALGAACAVTSFPIENLDSSLKKRFGDKGQAIVENNKEAARKGLDYVTEEYDEDDLGYDLDTTDNDYVLLNGDEAIGMGAIAAGCKFYAGYPITPATDVMTYLTGRIERFGGHVVQAEDELAAINLALGAARSGARSMTATSGPGIDLMTETFGLIATSETPLVICDVMRSGPSTGMPTKQEQGDLNTLLHGGHGEVPRFILAPTTVAECFWKTVEAFNLAEQYQTPVYLTSDLALAVTEQTFEPDAFDMDAVEIERGNVVDEESIGDHQTEQEQFKPHELTEDGVSPRAFPGTAGGAHMSTGLEHDELGRRTEDTEMRVKQVDKRDRKVATAREREDWSPREFGNPDAENLVVSWGSNEGALVEALAFLEEDGVDVRVLSVPYIFPRPDLSEEFEAAEEVVVVECNATGQFADVLEHDTLTRVKRINKYNGVRFKADELATDIKETLSA, via the coding sequence ATGCCAGCGGACTTCAACTGGGCCATCGGCGGGGAGGCCGGCGATGGGATCGACTCGACCGGGAAGATCTTCGCGCAGGCGCTCTCCCGGGCGGGCCGACACGTGTTCACCTCGAAGGACTTCGCATCCCGGATCCGGGGCGGCTACACCGCCTACAAGGTGCGGACCTCCGTCGACCGGGTCCAGTCGGTCGTCGACCGCCTCGACGTGCTCATCGCGCTCACGCCGCGGACCATCGACGAGAACCTCGAGGAACTCCACGAGGGGTCGGTGATCATCTACGACGGCGAGCGCACCACGATGCAGGACGTCGAGATCCCCGACGAGATGGTCGGGCTCGACGTCCCGCTGAAGGGGCTCGCGGAGGAGGCCGGCGGGGCCATCATGCGCAACGTCGTCGCGCTGGGCGCGGCGTGCGCGGTCACGAGCTTCCCCATCGAGAACCTCGACTCCTCGCTGAAGAAGCGCTTCGGCGACAAGGGGCAGGCGATCGTCGAGAACAACAAGGAGGCAGCCCGGAAGGGCCTCGACTACGTCACCGAGGAGTACGACGAGGACGACCTGGGCTACGACCTCGACACGACCGACAACGACTACGTCCTCCTGAACGGCGACGAGGCCATCGGGATGGGCGCCATTGCCGCCGGCTGCAAGTTCTACGCCGGCTACCCCATCACGCCGGCGACCGACGTGATGACGTACCTGACCGGCCGCATCGAGCGGTTCGGCGGCCACGTGGTGCAGGCCGAGGACGAACTCGCCGCCATCAACCTCGCGCTCGGCGCGGCCCGCTCCGGCGCCCGCTCGATGACCGCGACCTCCGGACCCGGCATCGACCTGATGACCGAGACGTTCGGGCTGATTGCGACCTCCGAGACGCCGCTGGTGATCTGTGACGTGATGCGCTCGGGCCCCTCGACCGGGATGCCGACCAAGCAGGAACAGGGCGACCTCAACACCCTGTTGCACGGCGGGCACGGCGAGGTCCCGCGGTTCATCCTCGCCCCGACGACCGTCGCGGAGTGCTTCTGGAAGACCGTCGAGGCGTTCAACCTCGCCGAGCAGTACCAGACGCCGGTGTACCTCACCTCGGACCTCGCGCTCGCGGTCACCGAACAGACGTTCGAGCCGGACGCGTTCGACATGGACGCGGTCGAGATCGAGCGCGGCAACGTCGTGGACGAGGAGTCGATCGGCGACCACCAGACCGAACAGGAGCAGTTCAAGCCCCACGAACTCACCGAGGACGGCGTCAGCCCGCGCGCGTTCCCGGGAACCGCTGGCGGCGCGCACATGTCAACCGGCCTCGAACACGACGAACTCGGGCGCCGAACCGAGGACACCGAGATGCGGGTGAAGCAGGTCGACAAGCGCGACCGGAAGGTCGCGACCGCCCGGGAGCGCGAGGACTGGAGTCCCCGCGAGTTCGGGAACCCCGACGCGGAGAACCTCGTCGTCTCCTGGGGCTCGAACGAGGGCGCGCTCGTCGAGGCGCTCGCGTTCCTCGAGGAGGACGGCGTCGACGTGCGGGTGCTCTCCGTGCCGTACATCTTCCCGCGACCCGACCTCTCGGAGGAGTTCGAGGCCGCGGAGGAGGTCGTCGTGGTCGAGTGCAACGCGACCGGGCAGTTCGCGGACGTGCTCGAACACGACACGCTTACCCGCGTGAAACGAATCAACAAGTACAACGGCGTCCGCTTCAAGGCGGACGAACTGGCGACGGACATCAAGGAGACCCTCAGCGCATGA
- a CDS encoding polyprenyl synthetase family protein translates to MEYLERRVAMVNDRLAEVTGSVEPAELSAELEHVALAGGKRVRPTVTLLVCETAGGDPADAVDFAVGAELVHNASLVVDDIIDRSDVRRGTPSAWAEFGYGPAIVASDGLLGEAFGLFSRNERAMQVVAEAMVELGEGEATELVARPTNEAEYMELARRKTGALFRAAAELGAIAAGADAFTVESFGEYAERVGVAFQIRDDVLDATADAAELGKPTGQDEAEDRPSLLQVTDLSHEEADERAREEADRALEALETATIEDSEASGYLRDLAEFVVVRER, encoded by the coding sequence ATGGAGTACCTGGAGCGCCGGGTCGCGATGGTGAACGACCGGCTGGCGGAGGTGACCGGCTCGGTCGAGCCCGCGGAACTCTCCGCGGAGCTGGAGCACGTCGCGCTCGCCGGCGGGAAGCGCGTCCGCCCGACCGTCACGCTCCTGGTCTGTGAGACGGCCGGGGGCGACCCCGCCGACGCGGTGGACTTCGCGGTCGGCGCCGAACTGGTCCACAACGCCTCGCTCGTGGTCGACGACATCATCGACCGCTCGGACGTCCGGCGTGGCACCCCGAGCGCCTGGGCCGAGTTCGGCTACGGGCCCGCCATCGTCGCCTCCGACGGCCTGCTCGGCGAGGCGTTCGGCCTCTTCTCGCGGAACGAGCGCGCGATGCAGGTCGTCGCGGAGGCGATGGTCGAACTCGGCGAGGGCGAGGCGACCGAACTCGTCGCCCGGCCGACGAACGAGGCGGAGTACATGGAACTGGCCCGTCGGAAGACCGGGGCGCTGTTCCGGGCCGCGGCGGAACTGGGCGCGATCGCCGCAGGCGCGGACGCGTTCACCGTCGAGTCGTTCGGCGAGTACGCCGAGCGCGTCGGCGTCGCCTTCCAGATCCGCGACGACGTGCTCGACGCGACGGCGGACGCGGCGGAACTCGGCAAGCCGACCGGCCAGGACGAGGCGGAGGACCGCCCGTCGCTGCTACAGGTGACGGACCTGTCCCACGAGGAGGCCGACGAGCGGGCACGCGAGGAGGCCGACCGCGCGCTGGAGGCGCTGGAGACGGCGACCATCGAGGACTCCGAGGCGTCCGGCTACCTGCGGGACCTGGCGGAGTTCGTGGTCGTTCGGGAGCGGTAA
- a CDS encoding helix-turn-helix transcriptional regulator, whose protein sequence is MRHVALLLAAICLLAPLAGALPATGAVDHHGNGQPAVSTPFEDTRTTFTVSLRENGDARWTVAVAYRLEDDRSRDAFDAYADAYETEGSTTGPTVDMFRNAASAASDATGRDMTVRNVNRTAGFENETTGVLRLRFTWTNFLRSESEGVLVLDDVFRAAPEETWFRTLEPSQRLVIEPPPGYDATSVAVPRNRIVSQNIIVDQPATFASGDISVTYERSELWWEDSQVLVGSAGLLVLLVAAAYLVSRRRTDGADAAVTSLPPAGSSGAGVTRAGVDGEAGDEETETETGPSTVGSVGPADPEPNLDLLSDEERVERLLERNGGRMRQADIVSETGWSDAKVSQLLSAMAEDGDVEKLRLGRENLISLPDDDGTDGGDGGSGGDGDGDGDGSGSGRRFGL, encoded by the coding sequence ATGCGGCACGTTGCCCTCCTCCTCGCCGCCATCTGTCTTCTCGCACCGCTCGCGGGTGCCCTCCCGGCCACCGGGGCCGTGGACCACCACGGGAACGGACAGCCTGCCGTCTCGACGCCGTTCGAGGACACGCGAACGACCTTCACCGTCTCGCTGCGGGAGAACGGCGACGCGCGGTGGACCGTCGCGGTCGCGTACCGTCTAGAAGACGATCGAAGCCGTGACGCGTTCGACGCCTACGCCGATGCGTACGAGACCGAGGGCTCGACGACCGGCCCGACCGTGGACATGTTCCGGAACGCCGCGTCGGCCGCGTCGGACGCCACCGGGCGCGACATGACCGTCAGGAACGTGAACCGAACGGCCGGCTTCGAGAACGAGACCACGGGCGTCCTCCGGCTCCGCTTCACGTGGACGAACTTCCTCCGGTCCGAGTCCGAGGGGGTCCTCGTCCTCGACGACGTGTTCCGGGCCGCCCCGGAGGAGACGTGGTTCAGGACCCTCGAGCCGAGCCAGCGGCTCGTCATCGAGCCGCCTCCGGGCTACGACGCGACCAGCGTCGCCGTCCCCCGTAACCGGATCGTGAGCCAGAACATCATCGTCGACCAGCCCGCCACGTTCGCATCGGGCGACATCTCCGTGACGTACGAGCGGTCGGAGCTCTGGTGGGAGGACTCGCAGGTCCTCGTCGGCTCCGCCGGCCTGCTCGTCCTGCTCGTCGCGGCCGCGTACCTCGTCTCCCGACGGCGAACGGACGGTGCCGACGCCGCGGTGACGTCGCTCCCGCCCGCCGGCTCCTCCGGCGCCGGCGTGACTCGCGCGGGCGTCGACGGGGAGGCGGGCGACGAGGAGACGGAAACGGAGACCGGTCCGTCGACGGTCGGGAGCGTCGGGCCGGCCGACCCCGAACCGAACCTGGACCTCCTGTCGGACGAGGAGCGCGTCGAACGCCTCCTCGAACGCAACGGCGGCCGGATGCGGCAGGCCGACATCGTGTCCGAGACGGGGTGGTCGGACGCGAAGGTGTCCCAGCTCCTCTCGGCGATGGCCGAGGACGGCGACGTCGAGAAGCTCCGGCTCGGCCGGGAGAACCTCATCTCGCTCCCGGACGACGACGGGACGGACGGCGGGGACGGCGGTTCCGGAGGCGATGGCGACGGGGACGGCGACGGATCCGGGAGCGGACGCCGCTTCGGACTCTGA
- a CDS encoding electron transfer flavoprotein subunit beta/FixA family protein, producing MKILVTVKEVGEAADDFEIEGLDVGERFLEYDLNEWDDYAIEAGVQLAEEFDDVEVVSATIGPERSEETIRMALAKGVDRAVRVWDDDVAAADLDVAAKTRLLAAVVEEEEPDLVLSGVQANDDNFGATGVSLADEVGFEWAAVVNHLEMAEDFSTASLHRELEGGIEELTEVDLPAVLTIQTGLNEPRYASLRGIRQAQSKEIAPKTLADLGLDASAVESPIERTAMYEPESESDATYFEGDADEQAARLADVLREKGVVGR from the coding sequence ATGAAGATACTCGTAACCGTCAAGGAGGTCGGCGAGGCCGCCGACGACTTCGAGATCGAGGGACTCGACGTCGGCGAGCGGTTCCTTGAGTACGACCTCAACGAGTGGGACGACTACGCCATCGAGGCCGGCGTCCAGCTCGCCGAGGAGTTCGACGACGTCGAGGTCGTCTCCGCGACCATCGGCCCCGAGCGGAGCGAGGAGACCATCCGCATGGCGCTCGCGAAGGGGGTCGACCGCGCGGTGCGCGTCTGGGACGACGACGTCGCGGCCGCGGACCTCGACGTGGCCGCGAAGACCCGACTTCTCGCGGCGGTCGTCGAGGAGGAGGAGCCGGACCTCGTCCTCTCCGGCGTCCAGGCCAACGACGACAACTTCGGCGCGACGGGCGTCTCGCTCGCGGACGAGGTCGGCTTCGAGTGGGCCGCGGTCGTGAACCACCTGGAGATGGCGGAGGACTTCTCGACCGCCAGCCTCCACCGCGAACTGGAGGGCGGCATCGAGGAGCTGACGGAGGTCGATCTCCCGGCCGTGCTCACCATCCAGACGGGCCTGAACGAGCCGCGGTACGCCAGCCTGCGCGGCATCCGACAGGCGCAGTCGAAGGAGATCGCCCCGAAGACGCTCGCGGACCTCGGGCTCGACGCGAGCGCCGTCGAGTCGCCGATCGAACGCACGGCGATGTACGAGCCCGAGAGCGAGTCGGACGCGACCTACTTCGAGGGGGACGCCGACGAGCAGGCCGCACGGTTGGCCGACGTGCTCCGGGAGAAGGGGGTGGTCGGGCGATGA
- a CDS encoding DUF7096 domain-containing protein encodes MRAAPALAALLLVCAAVAGAGAAGGPDALPTTEPGEPGAVADERASDVDHPAPNAARPAANAANVSGANRVLGLPNGSASSADIDQVRLDAGVAVGIDVNVSAERMETIALRQHVTAAETTDERQRRILDGMNELEKRVVTLRTEQRIAISAYAAGEIDARTLYVRLASVQVEAEALERRLDTLDQLADGTEDGILEGSRVEALRYDLRTFGGPVRERATLAIRGDAPPTRVYAAASGESVVLTTVVEDEYVREVYRADLRPNGGGPADEIAQNVTARSYPEIWDVQTNANGQGSGPTFVFDVPFPGGRLTAFVDGGSERVFKEYQRIDLGNVSTGDVRERTIDLTIRVNRTYAGGPLRVEVVDPDSGEPVDAAVRIARSGEGSSEIGTTGADGVLWTVAPRGTFVVTAIDEHSEDLATIELTSGDPLTVEDAYAPNGTENGS; translated from the coding sequence ATGAGAGCCGCCCCCGCCCTCGCCGCCCTCCTCCTCGTCTGCGCCGCGGTCGCCGGCGCCGGTGCCGCCGGCGGGCCGGACGCCCTCCCGACGACCGAGCCGGGCGAACCCGGCGCGGTCGCCGACGAGCGCGCATCGGACGTCGACCACCCCGCGCCGAACGCTGCCCGCCCGGCCGCGAACGCCGCCAACGTCAGCGGCGCGAACCGGGTCCTCGGCCTGCCGAACGGGAGCGCGTCCAGCGCGGACATCGACCAGGTCCGCCTGGACGCCGGCGTCGCGGTCGGGATCGACGTGAACGTCTCCGCCGAGCGGATGGAGACCATCGCGCTCCGGCAGCACGTCACCGCCGCCGAGACCACCGACGAACGACAGCGCCGCATCCTCGACGGGATGAACGAACTGGAGAAGCGCGTCGTCACCCTCCGGACCGAACAGCGGATCGCCATCTCGGCGTACGCGGCCGGCGAGATCGACGCCAGGACGCTGTACGTTCGGCTCGCCAGCGTACAGGTCGAGGCCGAGGCGCTGGAGCGGCGACTCGACACGCTCGACCAGCTAGCCGACGGGACCGAGGACGGCATACTCGAGGGGAGCCGCGTCGAGGCGCTCCGGTACGACCTCCGGACGTTCGGCGGCCCGGTCCGGGAGCGGGCGACGTTGGCGATTCGCGGCGACGCCCCCCCGACCCGCGTGTATGCCGCGGCGAGCGGTGAGAGCGTCGTTCTCACGACCGTCGTCGAGGACGAGTACGTGCGGGAGGTGTACCGGGCGGACCTCCGTCCGAACGGCGGCGGTCCCGCGGACGAGATCGCCCAGAACGTGACCGCGCGAAGCTACCCCGAGATCTGGGACGTCCAGACGAACGCGAACGGCCAGGGCTCCGGACCGACGTTCGTGTTCGACGTGCCCTTCCCGGGCGGTCGGCTCACCGCGTTCGTCGACGGCGGGAGCGAACGCGTGTTCAAGGAGTACCAGCGGATCGATCTGGGGAACGTCTCGACCGGCGACGTGCGGGAGCGGACCATCGACCTGACGATCCGCGTGAACCGGACGTACGCCGGTGGACCGCTCCGCGTCGAGGTCGTCGACCCCGACTCCGGCGAGCCGGTGGACGCCGCCGTTCGGATCGCCCGGAGCGGCGAGGGGAGCAGCGAGATCGGCACCACCGGCGCGGACGGCGTGCTCTGGACGGTGGCCCCCCGGGGGACGTTCGTCGTGACCGCCATCGACGAGCACTCGGAGGACCTCGCGACCATCGAACTGACCTCCGGGGATCCCCTGACGGTCGAGGACGCGTACGCCCCGAACGGGACCGAGAACGGCTCGTAG
- a CDS encoding alkaline phosphatase family protein, protein MGLFDRLRGADNPRVAFVGIDGVPYSLLDDHPEEFPNFAALAREGSSGAIDSIVPPESSACWPALTTGVNPGETGVYGFQDREVGSYDTYVPMGRDVQATRLWDRVAEEGLDATVMNVPVTFPPQRNVQRMVSGFLSPGVDKAAYPDELREYLESTNYRIDTNAKLGHRDDKSEFLENAYETVEARMEAFEHYIEEDDWDLFFGVFMTTDRVNHFLFKDYEEDGRYHDEFIGFYERIDEYVGRIREALADDVTLVVASDHGFTSLDYEVELNRWLQDEGWLSFEDDDHDELGDIADDARAYSLIPGRFYLNLEGREPRGSVPESEYEATREELKADLEALEGPNGRKVAARVVEKEEAFRGEHDDIAPDLVVIPNDGFDLKSKFKPHDDGVFSQGPRNGMHSFDNATLFVDDPEATVTDADLLDIAPTILELMDLEYSRTEFDGASLV, encoded by the coding sequence ATGGGACTGTTCGACCGGCTTCGCGGGGCCGACAACCCGCGCGTCGCGTTCGTCGGAATCGACGGCGTGCCGTATTCGCTGCTCGACGACCACCCGGAGGAGTTCCCCAACTTCGCCGCGCTGGCGAGGGAGGGGTCGAGCGGCGCCATCGACTCCATCGTGCCGCCGGAGTCCTCGGCGTGCTGGCCCGCGCTGACGACGGGGGTGAACCCGGGCGAGACGGGCGTGTACGGGTTCCAGGACCGCGAAGTCGGGTCCTACGACACGTACGTGCCGATGGGCCGCGACGTGCAGGCCACCCGCCTCTGGGACCGCGTCGCCGAGGAGGGGCTCGACGCCACGGTGATGAACGTGCCGGTGACGTTCCCGCCCCAGCGGAACGTCCAGCGGATGGTCTCGGGGTTCCTCTCGCCGGGCGTCGACAAGGCCGCCTACCCCGACGAACTCAGGGAGTACCTCGAATCGACGAACTACCGCATCGACACGAACGCCAAACTCGGCCACAGGGACGACAAGTCCGAGTTCCTGGAGAACGCCTACGAGACCGTCGAGGCGCGGATGGAGGCGTTCGAACACTACATCGAGGAGGACGACTGGGACCTGTTCTTCGGCGTGTTCATGACGACCGACCGGGTGAACCACTTCCTGTTCAAGGACTACGAGGAGGACGGCCGGTATCACGACGAGTTCATCGGGTTCTACGAGCGGATCGACGAGTACGTCGGCCGCATCCGGGAGGCGCTCGCCGACGACGTGACGCTCGTCGTCGCCTCCGACCACGGGTTCACCTCGCTGGACTACGAGGTCGAACTGAACCGGTGGCTCCAGGACGAGGGATGGCTCTCGTTCGAGGACGACGACCACGACGAACTCGGCGACATCGCCGACGACGCGCGGGCGTACTCGCTCATCCCCGGCCGGTTCTACCTGAACCTCGAGGGGCGCGAGCCCCGCGGGTCGGTGCCCGAGTCCGAGTACGAGGCGACCCGCGAGGAACTGAAGGCGGACCTCGAGGCGCTGGAGGGACCGAACGGGAGGAAGGTCGCCGCCCGCGTCGTGGAGAAGGAGGAGGCGTTCCGCGGCGAGCACGACGACATCGCGCCGGACCTCGTCGTGATCCCGAACGACGGCTTCGACCTCAAGTCGAAGTTCAAGCCCCACGACGACGGCGTCTTCTCGCAGGGGCCCCGCAACGGGATGCACAGCTTCGACAACGCGACGCTGTTCGTCGACGACCCCGAGGCGACCGTCACCGACGCGGACCTGCTCGACATCGCCCCGACGATCCTGGAGCTGATGGACCTGGAGTACAGCCGGACGGAGTTCGACGGCGCCTCGCTGGTCTGA
- a CDS encoding DUF7536 family protein has product MLEALSVRRNALVGVGVGLLFALGVYLVRTFELLGPVVETREYPVLGPEGYFVLLAFVLAAAVAILVATGLTVVSLVLLVRRET; this is encoded by the coding sequence ATGCTCGAGGCGCTGTCCGTCAGGCGGAACGCGCTGGTCGGGGTCGGCGTCGGACTGCTGTTCGCGCTCGGCGTCTATCTGGTCCGGACGTTCGAACTGCTCGGTCCAGTGGTTGAGACGCGCGAGTATCCGGTGCTCGGCCCGGAGGGGTACTTCGTCCTGCTCGCGTTCGTGCTCGCGGCCGCGGTCGCGATCCTCGTGGCGACGGGGCTCACCGTCGTCTCGCTCGTCCTGCTCGTTCGCAGGGAGACGTAA